GACGGCCCTTTAAGAAACCAATCTTAAAGGCGCTTTTAAcgatgttgggtgatgtcactTCTCAACAAAAGGGAGGCTAGCTGCCCACCCCCCAAAATCCTTCTTGGTAGGGGTGGGCGGATCGATCTAAATATCGATAGTATCGATGCCAACGCTGGTATTGGTATTTGATCGATACAACTGTAATtgaccccaagtgaaggagtttaagtaccttggggtcttatTCGCGAGTGAGgtgaccatggagcgtgaggttggtcggagaatcggagcggCCGGtgtggtattacattctgtttatcgcaccgttgtgacgaaaagagagctgagccagaaggcaaagctctcgatctaccgggcNNNNNNNNNNNNNNNNNNNNNNNNNNNNNNNNNNNNNNNNNNNNNNNNNNNNNNNNNNNNNNNNNNNNNNNNNNNNNNNNNNNNNNNNNNNNNNNNNNNNccccccccccccccccccagagacCCTCGGGGGGCCCCTTTAACCCGATGATGAGCCGATAGTAACcggtctgtttgtgtgttcaccCAGAACACTCGTCACCAGCTGCAGTCGGGGCCAAACCCCAAAAACTAACCGTCCACAGCAGCGGGGGGGTCCCTGCGTGGGACGCTGAGACCGAGCAGACGTCTTCAACCAATCAGGTGAGAGGACTGTATATagtccattttatagcattgtaaaacaaatggaagtgtttttgaaatagtattgagtaaacgttgacatattccagtctgtgattatcatcaacatccattcctttaattttagtctcaataattcctaatttctgcttttctaactcaaacattaggtattatttcctataaatgaggtttaaattctaaagttaataagttagtgttacgcagtgttaaacgtcaagaaagtgacaaacattgaacaaaaagcatcaaaactgatggaaaaaaagggacaaacacgtaagaaaaagttaaaaacatcattaaaaaacatcaacaaaagtgttaattttccatTGTGACGGTAAGAggacacgagggttaaagctACTTTTGAAGTGGTAGTTTCCTATTGCACTCGAACGCAGCACCGACTCGGTCTCTACGGCAACGCCTGACAGAGGAAAAGATGGTTTACAGtaagttttaaaaacaacaaatcactAAACATAacgttaaaatgaaaatgtagaaCAACTCCCtgcaaaaacgtgagaaaaaagtcaaaaaccgGTTagaaagcatcaaaagtgttggtttgattttcaatgttgacatgACGACGACACGAGGGGGAAGCCCCCCAGAGGAAGTTAAATggcaggtgtgtttgttttatccaACTTTTTATCTTCTGCCCTCAGGGTTCTGCGGAGGAGCCGAGCGATCCAGATGTTTTGATAAAGGAGGAAATCgtaaaagaagagaaggaagacgAGCTGCTCCCTAACCAGGACGGTGAGGAGAACCTCTCAGACTCCAACAGGACTTCatttaacccccatgttgtcctcatggtgccCCCATGGTGTCCCCATGGTGTCCCCATGGTGTCNNNNNNNNNNNNNNNNNNNNNNNNNNNNNNNNNNNNNNNNNNNNNNNNNNNNNNNNNNNNNNNNNNNNNNNNNNNNNNNNNNNNNNNNNNNNNNNNNNNNNNNNNNNNNNNNNNNNNNNNNNNNNNNNNNNNNNNNNNNNNNNNNNNNNNNNNNNNNNNNNNNNNNNNNNNNNNNNNNNNNNNNNNNNNNNNNNNNNNNNNNNNNATGGTGTCCCCATGGTGTCCCCATGTTggcctcatgttgccctcatgttggcCTCATGGCGTCCTCATGGCGTCCTCATGGTGCCCCCACACGGGGGTTAAACTCTGCGTTTCTTGGTTGTGTGTCTGAAGGACCGGCGGAGCGGCTGCCAGATCCAGACTTCAGGGATGAAGGCCCCTCCGGGATGCTGACCCCCTCCGGGATGCTGACCCCCTCCGGGATGCTGACCCCCTCCTCGGTGGCGGTCCTGAGGCTGTGGGAACGGACCAGCGACGGGCCGCCGCAGTGCCACGAGTCTCCCAGTGCAACGGCGTCACCGGGCGCCGACAGACGCTCTCCAGACGGCGTGTACGACTTGGCCTCGGAGTCGGACTGCGAAGCTCCGTCCGCGGCCCAGATGAGGACGCCCGCCCCCCTCGGGTCCGGAGGAAGCCTCTCCGCCCCCCTCGGGTCCGGAGGAAGCCTCTCCGCCCCGCCGCCTGCTGGGACGTCCCTCCGCTACAACACAGAGACGGAGCTGTGCTCCTCGTGGACCAATCAGAGCCTTCCGAGCATGGTGCCCGCCCCTCCCCCGACCACGCTGCTGGACAAAGTGTCGGAAATGAGCGGCCCGGGTTTCCCGCTGGCGCTCGGTCTCGGCGGGTACCGGTTCTGCGGCGACCGGCGCTTCGTCTGCAGCTACTGCGCGAAGTGCTTCACGTCCTCCCGCAGCCTGGAGACGCACTTGCGCGTCCACACGGGCGAGCGACCGTACAGCTGCGCCCAGTGCGGCAAGCGCTTCACGCAGTCGGGACACCTGAAGACGCACCAGAGCGTCCACACCGGGGAGCGGCCCTTCGCCTGCGAGCACTGCGGGAAGAGGTTTGCAGGGAAGCAGAACCTGAGGATCCACCAGCGGAAGCACCACGTGGCCGAGCAGAGCGCCGCTCACgtttaacacaaacactgaaCCACGTGCTCTGATGCTAATGAACGCCGGCCTGGGATCAAACACAACCTCGCCGCCGTTACTCTAATCATTTAAATGGGTGACTTTGgtgtgttttaacatgtttttgcatctaagtgactgatggtccagtattaaacgagatcgctgtGCAAGGCGGTGATGTGATGATGACTCTGGGTCTTTGTCCAGCGTCAGTCAGCGTCCGCTAAAAGTTCTGGTTTTGTCTCTGACACATCAGATTATTAGTCTAAGTGTTCTggaaacattatggaaaggttTCCTACAGAGACAGAGCTTTTAGTTAGAGAGTAAGATcgttttagtttaacatgaaacagccccgacATCACCAttaccaaacccaccagactccatgtaaataatcactacttttaNNNNNNNNNNNNNNNNNNNNNNNNNNNNNNNNNNNNNNNNNNNNNNNNNNNNNNNNNNNNNNNNNNNNNNNNNNNNNNNNNNNNNNNNNNNNNNNNNNNNTCCTGAGACGGGTATAGCTGCAggctggagcgtcccatgtcatgccgTCCCGAGGTGTGTCCAACGATAATTTCAGATGGTCAAAAAATACGAAATCGCGAAAAATTTCCAGATTTAGTCACGGGCggtttgcctataatctgcattcaTTTCATATGCagacatatatatttttaagttatttttattcacAGCATGATGGTCGACGCGAGTGGATTTTGTTCCGGAtgtgagcttttattttgaaaagtagaagctcaGGGATGGCACCAGGCGGACAGCATGAGacgggacgctccaggctgcagccattcACTGTCGCATGTCCTAGACAGCACTTTACAAACCAAACTCCATAGGAAAACTGGTCATTTAAACTGTCCCGTCATCTGCATTTCTGTGACAGCGATGATGGTGGCAGGCTGCGTAACAAAGACAGCGCCAAACCAAACTCCATAggaaaactgtacattttaaggTTTCTTACTTATTGGCAATGGTG
The window above is part of the Etheostoma cragini isolate CJK2018 chromosome 12, CSU_Ecrag_1.0, whole genome shotgun sequence genome. Proteins encoded here:
- the LOC117953956 gene encoding zinc finger protein 784-like; this encodes MEQHSSPAAVGAKPQKLTVHSSGGVPAWDAETEQTSSTNQGSAEEPSDPDVLIKEEIVKEEKEDELLPNQDGPAERLPDPDFRDEGPSGMLTPSGMLTPSGMLTPSSVAVLRLWERTSDGPPQCHESPSATASPGADRRSPDGVYDLASESDCEAPSAAQMRTPAPLGSGGSLSAPLGSGGSLSAPPPAGTSLRYNTETELCSSWTNQSLPSMVPAPPPTTLLDKVSEMSGPGFPLALGLGGYRFCGDRRFVCSYCAKCFTSSRSLETHLRVHTGERPYSCAQCGKRFTQSGHLKTHQSVHTGERPFACEHCGKRFAGKQNLRIHQRKHHVAEQSAAHV